The Argentina anserina chromosome 3, drPotAnse1.1, whole genome shotgun sequence genome includes a region encoding these proteins:
- the LOC126788333 gene encoding G-type lectin S-receptor-like serine/threonine-protein kinase SD1-1, which yields MGILSFIVIGVCFSLFPLKTSTSAASIPNHAGYELGFLSTLKGVQRRSLLAPTDYCDNNGLCGPYSICNISTSPVCNCLEGFKPKAPDEFKNGQSTGGCDRIEALNCQNKDDGFVKYAGVKLPDAIDSLVNKSVSLEECRGNCLNNCSCVAYASSTVNNCTIWFGDLVNIRKLSDGGEDLYVRVPASESKANHSPTAKIAGIVASVVAVVIGMLLVAYCIHRKRTKFKEKIGNNGTTNQNYDRQNEDIELPIFSLSTVLTATDNFSVNKKLGEGGFGPVYKGSLVDGQEIAVKRLSLSSGQGTTEFKNEVLLIAKLQHRNLVRLLGCCIEGEERLLIYEYMPNSSLDFYLFDENRARQLAWPQRFHIICGIARGLLYLHQDSRLRIIHRDLKASNVLLDKEMNPKISDFGMARTFGGDETEGVTRRVVGTYGYMAPEYAIDGQFSVKSDVFSFGVLLLECLSGKRSRGFYDAVDGLSLIGCAWELWKEGRSAELIDDCLRDSCNLSEIMCCFQISLLCVQELPEDRPNISSVILMLGGGSALPQPKNPGFFAKKSSSEADSFSCKIGTTSSTNNETSSSKNYSYSTYESTMSVLEGR from the exons ATGGGCATTCTTTCATTCATTGTGATCGGAGTTTGCTTTTCACTCTTTCCGTTAAAGACCTCAACTTCAGCTGCTTCCATTCCCAACCATGCCGGCTATGAATTGGGTTTCTTGAGTACCCTAAAGGGTGTTCAAAGGAGGAGTCTTTTGGCTCCAACTGACTATTGTGACAACAATGGCCTTTGTGGCCCGTATTCAATCTGCAACATCAGTACTTCACCGGTTTGCAATTGTTTGGAAGGGTTTAAGCCTAAAGCACCAGATGAGTTTAAAAATGGGCAAAGTACAGGCGGTTGTGACCGCATTGAAGCTTTGAACTGCCAAAATAAAGATGATGGGTTTGTGAAATATGCTGGGGTGAAGTTGCCTGATGCTATAGATTCTCTGGTTAATAAGAGTGTGAGTCTGGAGGAATGCAGGGGTAATTGTTTGAACAACTGTTCTTGTGTGGCTTATGCAAGCTCCACTGTCAATAATTGCACTATCTGGTTTGGTGATTTGGTCAACATTAGGAAGCTTTCCGATGGTGGAGAGGATTTATATGTTCGAGTGCCTGCGTCAGAATCAA AGGCAAACCACTCACCTACGGCAAAGATAGCGGGGATCGTTGCATCTGTTGTTGCGGTTGTTATTGGAATGCTGTTGGTTGCTTATTGCATTCACAGGAAGAGAACAAAGTTCAAAG AGAAAATTGGAAACAATGGAACGACAAATCAGAACTATGACAGACAGAACGAAGACATAGAGCTACCAATATTTAGTTTGTCCACAGTACTCACTGCCACCGATAACTTTTCAGTCAACAAGAAACTTGGAGAAGGTGGCTTTGGGCCTGTATACAAG GGGAGTCTAGTGGATGGTCAAGAAATTGCTGTGAAGAGACTATCACTAAGTTCAGGGCAAGGAACAACTGAGTTCAAAAATGAAGTACTTCTAATAGCCAAACTTCAGCACCGAAATCTTGTAAGACTCCTAGGTTGTTGCATTGAGGGAGAAGAGCGGTTGTTGATTTATGAATATATGCCCAACAGCAGCTTGGACTTCTACCTTTTTG ATGAAAATCGAGCAAGACAATTAGCTTGGCCTCAACGCTTTCACATTATCTGCGGGATAGCTAGGGGTCTTCTTTATCTGCATCAAGATTCCAGATTGAGGATTATTCATAGAGATCTTAAAGCAAGTAATGTTTTGCTCGATAAGGAGATGAACCCAAAAATCTCGGACTTCGGTATGGCTAGAACATTTGGAGGAGATGAGACTGAAGGAGTTACAAGAAGAGTTGTTGGAACCTA TGGTTATATGGCACCCGAATATGCAATTGATGGTCAGTTCTCTGTAAAATCGGACGTTTTTAGTTTTGGCGTTCTATTGTTGGAATGTTTAAGCGGGAAGAGAAGTAGAGGATTTTATGATGCTGTTGATGGCCTTAGCCTCATTGGATGT GCTTGGGAACTCTGGAAAGAAGGAAGATCTGCAGAGTTGATTGATGATTGCTTAAGGGATTCTTGCAATCTATCAGAAATCATGTGTTGCTTCCAGATTAGTCTTTTGTGTGTGCAAGAGCTTCCTGAGGACAGGCCAAATATTTCAAGTGTGATTCTCATGTTAGGGGGTGGTTCTGCCTTGCCTCAGCCAAAAAATCCAGGTTTCTTTGCTAAAAAAAGTTCATCCGAAGCAGATTCTTTTTCATGTAAGATTGGAACAACATCCTCAACTAACAATGAAACATCTTCAAGTAAGAATTATTCATATTCAACATACGAGTCTACAATGTCAGTATTGGAGGGTCGATAA
- the LOC126785891 gene encoding G-type lectin S-receptor-like serine/threonine-protein kinase SD1-1 isoform X3, which translates to MAPGLSFTFLLIHLSSSFFRSSTAAAAGSFLVYKNGSFEIGSFSSQDTVSHKSLLASTPQGDICDSEGRCGPNGLCAISDSPVCSCLKGYKPKEEENWSFGKNSDGCVRVTPLMCPKKDDGFVKYDGVKVPASTNSRVNRSMSLDECKEKCFNNCSCMAYASSDVNVCIIWFGDLLNIRKLANGGENLYVRMPASELNNEGTDHRSKFKVIIATVASGVCLVLVLLAFYCIRRKGRKQKVEMGIMGQKNDEQNEDLELPLYSLSTIMNATDSFSSNKKLGEGGFGPVYKGILKDGQEIAVKRLSQTSGQGAAEFKNEVILIAKLQHRNLVKLLGCCIEGEEKLLVYEYMSNRSLDFYIFGVARGLLYLHQDSRLRIIHRDLKASNVLLDDEMKPKISDFGMARLFGGDETEGVTNRIVGTYGYMAPEYAIDGQFSVKSDVFSFGILLLETVTGKRSRGFHNPKDNLNLVGHVWRMWKEGRSLEAIDECLRESCNLSEALHCIHIGLLCAQELPEDRPMMASVILMLGGETALPQPKRPGLYVGKYSSSEADSSSSKNQTFSSTNECSITIEAR; encoded by the exons ATGGCCCCTGGTCTTTCTTTCACCTTCCTTCTGATACActtgtcttcttctttcttcagaAGTTCAACTGCAGCAGCAGCTGGTAGCTTCTTGGTTTACAAAAATGGCAGCTTTGAGATTGGTTCTTTCAGTTCCCAAGATACTGTTTCTCATAAGAGTCTTCTAGCATCAACTCCTCAGGGAGATATATGTGACAGTGAAGGTAGATGTGGCCCCAATGGACTGTGTGCCATTAGTGACTCGCCAGTTTGCAGCTGCTTAAAGGGATACAAGcccaaagaagaagagaactgGAGCTTTGGGAAAAACTCGGATGGTTGTGTGCGTGTTACTCCATTGATGTGCCCAAAAAAGGATGATGGGTTTGTAAAATATGACGGGGTCAAAGTACCGGCGAGCACAAACTCTAGGGTGAACCGGAGTATGAGTCTCGACGAATGCAAGGAGAAATGCTTTAACAACTGTTCTTGTATGGCTTATGCAAGCTCTGATGTCAATGTCTGCATCATCTGGTTTGGTGATCTTCTGAACATTAGGAAACTTGCAAATGGAGGGGAGAATCTTTATGTTCGAATGCCTGCTTCGGAGTTaa aCAACGAAGGCACGGATCATCGATCTAAGTTCAAGGTTATTATAGCGACAGTTGCATCTGGTGTTTGCCTTGTTTTAGTGCTCTTAGCCTTCTATTGCATTAGAAGAAAGGGGAGAAAACAGAAAG TAGAAATGGGAATCATGGGTCAGAAGAATGATGAACAGAATGAGGACCTAGAGCTACCACTATATAGTTTGTCCACAATTATGAATGCCACTGATAGCTTTTCGTCAAACAAGAAGCTCGGGGAAGGTGGTTTTGGACCAGTATACAAG GGTATATTAAAAGATGGCCAAGAGATTGCAGTGAAGAGGCTCTCACAAACTTCCGGCCAAGGTGCTGCGGAGTTCAAAAATGAAGTGATACTCATAGCAAAACTTCAGCACAGAAATCTTGTAAAGCTCCTTGGTTGTTGCATTGAGGGGGAAGAGAAATTGCTGGTTTATGAATATATGTCCAACAGAAGCTTGGACTTCTACATTTTTG GTGTCGCAAGGGGTCTTCTCTATTTGCATCAGGATTCCAGGCTGAGGATTATTCATAGAGATCTTAAAGCAAGCAATGTGTTACTTGATGATGAGATGAAACCAAAAATCTCAGACTTTGGCATGGCTAGGCTTTTTGGAGGAGATGAGACTGAAGGAGTAACAAACAGAATTGTTGGAACCTA CGGTTACATGGCACCGGAATATGCCATTGACGGGCAGTTCTCTGTGAAATCCGATGTTTTCAGCTTTGGGATTTTATTGCTCGAGACAGTAACTGGAAAGAGAAGTAGAGGGTTTCATAATCCGAAAGACAACCTTAATCTAGTTGGACAC GTGTGGAGGATGTGGAAAGAAGGAAGGTCCTTAGAGGCGATTGACGAATGCTTAAGGGAATCATGCAATCTCTCAGAAGCATTGCATTGCATACATATTGGTCTTTTATGTGCTCAAGAGCTTCCTGAAGATAGGCCAATGATGGCGTCGGTGATTCTGATGCTAGGTGGTGAGACTGCCTTGCCTCAACCTAAACGGCCAGGTCTATATGTCGGAAAATATTCATCATCTGAAGCAGATTCATCTTCAAGTAAGAATCAAACATTCTCGAGTACTAATGAATGTTCAATAACCATTGAAGCTCGATAA
- the LOC126785891 gene encoding cysteine-rich receptor-like protein kinase 44 isoform X2 — MAPGLSFTFLLIHLSSSFFRSSTAAAAGSFLVYKNGSFEIGSFSSQDTVSHKSLLASTPQGDICDSEGRCGPNGLCAISDSPVCSCLKGYKPKEEENWSFGKNSDGCVRVTPLMCPKKDDGFVKYDGVKVPASTNSRVNRSMSLDECKEKCFNNCSCMAYASSDVNVCIIWFGDLLNIRKLANGGENLYVRMPASELNNEGTDHRSKFKVIIATVASGVCLVLVLLAFYCIRRKGRKQKEMGIMGQKNDEQNEDLELPLYSLSTIMNATDSFSSNKKLGEGGFGPVYKGILKDGQEIAVKRLSQTSGQGAAEFKNEVILIAKLQHRNLVKLLGCCIEGEEKLLVYEYMSNRSLDFYIFDQTQDRLLDWSQRFQIFEGVARGLLYLHQDSRLRIIHRDLKASNVLLDDEMKPKISDFGMARLFGGDETEGVTNRIVGTYGYMAPEYAIDGQFSVKSDVFSFGILLLETVTGKRSRGFHNPKDNLNLVGHVWRMWKEGRSLEAIDECLRESCNLSEALHCIHIGLLCAQELPEDRPMMASVILMLGGETALPQPKRPGLYVGKYSSSEADSSSSKNQTFSSTNECSITIEAR, encoded by the exons ATGGCCCCTGGTCTTTCTTTCACCTTCCTTCTGATACActtgtcttcttctttcttcagaAGTTCAACTGCAGCAGCAGCTGGTAGCTTCTTGGTTTACAAAAATGGCAGCTTTGAGATTGGTTCTTTCAGTTCCCAAGATACTGTTTCTCATAAGAGTCTTCTAGCATCAACTCCTCAGGGAGATATATGTGACAGTGAAGGTAGATGTGGCCCCAATGGACTGTGTGCCATTAGTGACTCGCCAGTTTGCAGCTGCTTAAAGGGATACAAGcccaaagaagaagagaactgGAGCTTTGGGAAAAACTCGGATGGTTGTGTGCGTGTTACTCCATTGATGTGCCCAAAAAAGGATGATGGGTTTGTAAAATATGACGGGGTCAAAGTACCGGCGAGCACAAACTCTAGGGTGAACCGGAGTATGAGTCTCGACGAATGCAAGGAGAAATGCTTTAACAACTGTTCTTGTATGGCTTATGCAAGCTCTGATGTCAATGTCTGCATCATCTGGTTTGGTGATCTTCTGAACATTAGGAAACTTGCAAATGGAGGGGAGAATCTTTATGTTCGAATGCCTGCTTCGGAGTTaa aCAACGAAGGCACGGATCATCGATCTAAGTTCAAGGTTATTATAGCGACAGTTGCATCTGGTGTTTGCCTTGTTTTAGTGCTCTTAGCCTTCTATTGCATTAGAAGAAAGGGGAGAAAACAGAAAG AAATGGGAATCATGGGTCAGAAGAATGATGAACAGAATGAGGACCTAGAGCTACCACTATATAGTTTGTCCACAATTATGAATGCCACTGATAGCTTTTCGTCAAACAAGAAGCTCGGGGAAGGTGGTTTTGGACCAGTATACAAG GGTATATTAAAAGATGGCCAAGAGATTGCAGTGAAGAGGCTCTCACAAACTTCCGGCCAAGGTGCTGCGGAGTTCAAAAATGAAGTGATACTCATAGCAAAACTTCAGCACAGAAATCTTGTAAAGCTCCTTGGTTGTTGCATTGAGGGGGAAGAGAAATTGCTGGTTTATGAATATATGTCCAACAGAAGCTTGGACTTCTACATTTTTG ATCAAACCCAAGATAGGCTGTTGGATTGGTCTCAGCGATTCCAAATTTTTGAAGGTGTCGCAAGGGGTCTTCTCTATTTGCATCAGGATTCCAGGCTGAGGATTATTCATAGAGATCTTAAAGCAAGCAATGTGTTACTTGATGATGAGATGAAACCAAAAATCTCAGACTTTGGCATGGCTAGGCTTTTTGGAGGAGATGAGACTGAAGGAGTAACAAACAGAATTGTTGGAACCTA CGGTTACATGGCACCGGAATATGCCATTGACGGGCAGTTCTCTGTGAAATCCGATGTTTTCAGCTTTGGGATTTTATTGCTCGAGACAGTAACTGGAAAGAGAAGTAGAGGGTTTCATAATCCGAAAGACAACCTTAATCTAGTTGGACAC GTGTGGAGGATGTGGAAAGAAGGAAGGTCCTTAGAGGCGATTGACGAATGCTTAAGGGAATCATGCAATCTCTCAGAAGCATTGCATTGCATACATATTGGTCTTTTATGTGCTCAAGAGCTTCCTGAAGATAGGCCAATGATGGCGTCGGTGATTCTGATGCTAGGTGGTGAGACTGCCTTGCCTCAACCTAAACGGCCAGGTCTATATGTCGGAAAATATTCATCATCTGAAGCAGATTCATCTTCAAGTAAGAATCAAACATTCTCGAGTACTAATGAATGTTCAATAACCATTGAAGCTCGATAA
- the LOC126788332 gene encoding uncharacterized protein LOC126788332: MENGVDWRMAEKLSGLARTPSPDTICSTGPTDDSDLFQVMKAVEAAEATIKQQVEENIRLRSELEYKTLELQRRKQILESPKAVGSHANSETSTEGEYDHLPPQGEESGEGMKQLNRCSGEEDVVVIKIHENEQEIMQLRRQLANFSMQEARIKSEKHGLQSRITNMRLVFDQQQQDLADSASKAMLYRQDIIEENIRLAYALQDVQQERTTFVSALLPILTDYSLQPQVHDAQSISSSVKILFRHLQEKLIMTESKMKQFQYQVRPLQSDFNQSRTNYTQQALPSHSIGSALERKDRLEMVTQSPSPHENVAASPAPDAPHRTQTAVMNWDQSIGLGSGLGGVDIECMEQNEPENRNPIARAVPSKPTIARLDANRYRDDTTPSKQVKFREPEMQTNTYYDDHEEEYNESGGMSPYYPSSSYPQYLSPVHEDLFVEDDNLPAIEGLQISGKALPGHELQASGYSINGTTSCNFEWVRHLPDGSVNYIEGAKQPNYLLTADDVDTSLAIEVQPLDDRKRKGELVKVFANDHKKISCDPEMQSQIQKILQKGHGSFPVFEFTGFLDIWEPATLAIKRGAYSIKRSSESSVVVAEKFSPNTFVSIPYGSPSEFMITDSDISGANADHLLKTDDTIGSRDTIVLILRLFILRAVERRTRKGKKRVLFF; this comes from the coding sequence ATGGAGAACGGAGTCGACTGGAGAATGGCGGAGAAACTCTCAGGGCTGGCGAGGACTCCGAGCCCTGATACGATCTGCTCCACAGGACCCACCGATGACAGTGACTTGTTTCAGGTGATGAAGGCTGTCGAAGCTGCGGAGGCCACCATCAAGCAACAGGTCGAAGAGAACATCCGGTTGAGGTCTGAGCTCGAATACAAGACTCTGGAGCTCCAGAGACGTAAACAGATTCTGGAGTCACCTAAGGCTGTTGGATCGCATGCAAATTCCGAAACCAGCACGGAAGGGGAATATGATCATTTACCGCCGCAGGGTGAAGAATCCGGGGAAGGAATGAAGCAACTGAACCGATGTTCCGGCGAGGAGGATGTTGTTGTGATTAAGATTCATGAGAATGAGCAAGAAATCATGCAGCTGCGGCGGCAGCTGGCGAATTTCTCGATGCAAGAAGCGAGGATTAAGAGCGAGAAACATGGTCTGCAGAGCCGGATTACTAATATGCGCTTGGTGTTTGATCAGCAGCAGCAGGATCTTGCTGATTCCGCTTCCAAGGCTATGTTGTATAGACAAGATATAATTGAAGAGAACATACGCCTGGCTTATGCTTTGCAGGATGTGCAGCAGGAGAGGACGACGTTCGTTTCGGCATTGCTGCCGATTCTGACAGACTATTCGTTACAGCCGCAGGTTCATGATGCTCAGTCTATTTCTAGCAGTGTAAAGATTTTGTTTAGGCATTTGCAGGAGAAGCTTATTATGACAGAGTCGAAAATGAAGCAGTTTCAGTATCAAGTAAGACCTTTACAGTCGGATTTCAATCAGTCTAGGACTAATTATACTCAACAGGCACTTCCATCTCATTCCATTGGTTCAGCATTGGAAAGAAAAGATAGGCTAGAAATGGTTACGCAGTCACCCTCCCCCCATGAGAATGTAGCAGCTTCTCCGGCCCCTGATGCTCCTCATCGGACGCAGACAGCCGTTATGAATTGGGATCAATCAATTGGCCTTGGGAGCGGTTTAGGTGGTGTTGACATAGAGTGTATGGAACAGAATGAACCTGAAAACAGGAACCCTATAGCCAGAGCTGTTCCTTCTAAGCCTACTATTGCTAGACTTGACGCGAATCGATATAGAGACGATACAACACCTAGTAAACAGGTCAAGTTTCGTGAGCCTGAGATGCAAACAAACACATATTACGATGATCATGAAGAAGAATACAATGAGAGTGGAGGAATGTCTCCTTACTATCCCAGCTCATCTTATCCCCAGTATTTATCACCAGTTCATGAAGATCTGTTTGTAGAGGATGATAATTTGCCAGCTATTGAGGGTCTCCAAATTTCAGGTAAAGCATTACCAGGACATGAGCTCCAAGCATCTGGATACTCCATTAATGGAACTACCAGTTGTAACTTTGAGTGGGTACGCCACCTTCCAGATGGATCTGTAAACTACATTGAAGGAGCAAAGCAACCAAACTATCTTCTCACCGCTGATGATGTCGATACATCCCTTGCCATTGAAGTTCAGCCCCTGGATGACAGAAAGCGAAAAGGAGAGCTTGTGAAGGTGTTTGCAAACGATCACAAGAAGATCTCTTGTGACCCTGAAATGCAGAGCCAGATACAGAAGATTCTTCAAAAGGGTCATGGATCATTTCCAGTGTTTGAGTTCACCGGGTTTCTTGACATATGGGAACCTGCTACTTTGGCCATTAAAAGGGGAGCTTACAGCATTAAGCGCAGCTCCGAATCTAGTGTGGTGGTGGCTGAGAAGTTTTCACCCAACACATTCGTTTCAATTCCTTATGGAAGCCCTTCGGAATTCATGATAACCGACTCTGATATCTCTGGTGCTAATGCTGATCATCTCTTAAAAACAGATGATACTATTGGTTCTAGAGATACAATTGTGCtcatattgagattatttatCCTAAGGGCTGTTGAGAGAAGGACAAGGAAAGGGAAAAAAAGGGTCTTATTCTTTTGA
- the LOC126785891 gene encoding cysteine-rich receptor-like protein kinase 44 isoform X1, which translates to MAPGLSFTFLLIHLSSSFFRSSTAAAAGSFLVYKNGSFEIGSFSSQDTVSHKSLLASTPQGDICDSEGRCGPNGLCAISDSPVCSCLKGYKPKEEENWSFGKNSDGCVRVTPLMCPKKDDGFVKYDGVKVPASTNSRVNRSMSLDECKEKCFNNCSCMAYASSDVNVCIIWFGDLLNIRKLANGGENLYVRMPASELNNEGTDHRSKFKVIIATVASGVCLVLVLLAFYCIRRKGRKQKVEMGIMGQKNDEQNEDLELPLYSLSTIMNATDSFSSNKKLGEGGFGPVYKGILKDGQEIAVKRLSQTSGQGAAEFKNEVILIAKLQHRNLVKLLGCCIEGEEKLLVYEYMSNRSLDFYIFDQTQDRLLDWSQRFQIFEGVARGLLYLHQDSRLRIIHRDLKASNVLLDDEMKPKISDFGMARLFGGDETEGVTNRIVGTYGYMAPEYAIDGQFSVKSDVFSFGILLLETVTGKRSRGFHNPKDNLNLVGHVWRMWKEGRSLEAIDECLRESCNLSEALHCIHIGLLCAQELPEDRPMMASVILMLGGETALPQPKRPGLYVGKYSSSEADSSSSKNQTFSSTNECSITIEAR; encoded by the exons ATGGCCCCTGGTCTTTCTTTCACCTTCCTTCTGATACActtgtcttcttctttcttcagaAGTTCAACTGCAGCAGCAGCTGGTAGCTTCTTGGTTTACAAAAATGGCAGCTTTGAGATTGGTTCTTTCAGTTCCCAAGATACTGTTTCTCATAAGAGTCTTCTAGCATCAACTCCTCAGGGAGATATATGTGACAGTGAAGGTAGATGTGGCCCCAATGGACTGTGTGCCATTAGTGACTCGCCAGTTTGCAGCTGCTTAAAGGGATACAAGcccaaagaagaagagaactgGAGCTTTGGGAAAAACTCGGATGGTTGTGTGCGTGTTACTCCATTGATGTGCCCAAAAAAGGATGATGGGTTTGTAAAATATGACGGGGTCAAAGTACCGGCGAGCACAAACTCTAGGGTGAACCGGAGTATGAGTCTCGACGAATGCAAGGAGAAATGCTTTAACAACTGTTCTTGTATGGCTTATGCAAGCTCTGATGTCAATGTCTGCATCATCTGGTTTGGTGATCTTCTGAACATTAGGAAACTTGCAAATGGAGGGGAGAATCTTTATGTTCGAATGCCTGCTTCGGAGTTaa aCAACGAAGGCACGGATCATCGATCTAAGTTCAAGGTTATTATAGCGACAGTTGCATCTGGTGTTTGCCTTGTTTTAGTGCTCTTAGCCTTCTATTGCATTAGAAGAAAGGGGAGAAAACAGAAAG TAGAAATGGGAATCATGGGTCAGAAGAATGATGAACAGAATGAGGACCTAGAGCTACCACTATATAGTTTGTCCACAATTATGAATGCCACTGATAGCTTTTCGTCAAACAAGAAGCTCGGGGAAGGTGGTTTTGGACCAGTATACAAG GGTATATTAAAAGATGGCCAAGAGATTGCAGTGAAGAGGCTCTCACAAACTTCCGGCCAAGGTGCTGCGGAGTTCAAAAATGAAGTGATACTCATAGCAAAACTTCAGCACAGAAATCTTGTAAAGCTCCTTGGTTGTTGCATTGAGGGGGAAGAGAAATTGCTGGTTTATGAATATATGTCCAACAGAAGCTTGGACTTCTACATTTTTG ATCAAACCCAAGATAGGCTGTTGGATTGGTCTCAGCGATTCCAAATTTTTGAAGGTGTCGCAAGGGGTCTTCTCTATTTGCATCAGGATTCCAGGCTGAGGATTATTCATAGAGATCTTAAAGCAAGCAATGTGTTACTTGATGATGAGATGAAACCAAAAATCTCAGACTTTGGCATGGCTAGGCTTTTTGGAGGAGATGAGACTGAAGGAGTAACAAACAGAATTGTTGGAACCTA CGGTTACATGGCACCGGAATATGCCATTGACGGGCAGTTCTCTGTGAAATCCGATGTTTTCAGCTTTGGGATTTTATTGCTCGAGACAGTAACTGGAAAGAGAAGTAGAGGGTTTCATAATCCGAAAGACAACCTTAATCTAGTTGGACAC GTGTGGAGGATGTGGAAAGAAGGAAGGTCCTTAGAGGCGATTGACGAATGCTTAAGGGAATCATGCAATCTCTCAGAAGCATTGCATTGCATACATATTGGTCTTTTATGTGCTCAAGAGCTTCCTGAAGATAGGCCAATGATGGCGTCGGTGATTCTGATGCTAGGTGGTGAGACTGCCTTGCCTCAACCTAAACGGCCAGGTCTATATGTCGGAAAATATTCATCATCTGAAGCAGATTCATCTTCAAGTAAGAATCAAACATTCTCGAGTACTAATGAATGTTCAATAACCATTGAAGCTCGATAA